From Microscilla marina ATCC 23134, the proteins below share one genomic window:
- a CDS encoding DMT family transporter produces MPNLRDHAVLHFIVLIWGFTAILGKLITIPAVELVFYRTLIASIALGLIITRRRRSFRMSIASGLKILGTGMLISAHWILFFASVNISTVSVCLAGMATATLWTSILDPLITGRKVKGFEINIGLVIILGLYVVFRFEFNHFWGILLALISAMLAALFTVINSKLIKKHDHSIITFYEMAGACLGSALFFPFYARYFVKSHTLHLIPDNAIDWLYIGILAIICTVYAYTVAVKLMNKFSPFAINLTVNLEPVYGIVLAFIIFGDAEKMTAGFYLGTLIILAAVLAYPYLDKYFAEKRGSWKIVVLLAAIVFNESGLFPIYIHWLGYLGLMLVLISPEVYQWITKKRKARKAAEESNLETVKVNR; encoded by the coding sequence ATGCCAAATTTACGAGATCACGCTGTTCTCCATTTCATTGTATTGATCTGGGGATTTACCGCCATTTTGGGCAAACTCATTACCATTCCCGCAGTTGAGTTGGTTTTTTACCGTACCCTCATTGCTTCTATTGCCTTAGGGCTCATTATTACCCGTCGTCGCAGATCGTTTAGAATGAGTATCGCTTCTGGACTTAAGATTTTGGGTACTGGTATGCTCATTTCGGCACATTGGATTCTATTTTTTGCTTCGGTAAATATTTCTACCGTATCGGTATGCCTGGCAGGTATGGCCACTGCTACGCTCTGGACAAGTATACTAGACCCGCTCATTACCGGGCGTAAAGTCAAGGGGTTTGAAATAAACATAGGCTTGGTAATTATTTTGGGCTTGTATGTGGTTTTTCGCTTTGAGTTTAACCACTTTTGGGGCATTTTGCTTGCCCTTATTTCGGCCATGTTAGCCGCATTGTTTACGGTAATCAATAGTAAACTTATCAAAAAACACGACCACTCTATCATTACTTTTTATGAGATGGCAGGCGCTTGCCTTGGTTCGGCTTTGTTCTTTCCATTTTATGCCCGGTATTTTGTCAAATCACACACCTTGCACCTTATCCCCGACAATGCCATAGACTGGCTTTATATAGGTATTCTAGCCATTATTTGTACCGTATATGCTTATACTGTGGCAGTAAAACTCATGAACAAATTTAGTCCTTTTGCCATTAACCTTACCGTAAACCTAGAGCCTGTATATGGCATCGTACTGGCGTTTATTATTTTTGGTGATGCCGAAAAAATGACGGCTGGCTTTTATTTGGGTACCCTCATTATACTGGCAGCAGTACTTGCCTACCCTTACCTTGATAAATATTTTGCCGAAAAACGAGGTTCCTGGAAAATTGTAGTATTGTTGGCTGCCATTGTTTTCAACGAATCGGGCTTGTTTCCCATATATATTCACTGGCTCGGTTACTTAGGATTAATGTTGGTGCTTATTTCGCCAGAAGTGTACCAATGGATAACAAAAAAAAGGAAAGCCCGCAAAGCTGCCGAAGAGTCTAATTTAGAAACAGTGAAGGTGAACCGGTAA